A genome region from Colwellia sp. Arc7-D includes the following:
- a CDS encoding amidohydrolase family protein gives MSRFTTRITSLALSIALVTGVTHQAFAEENTAKTPEKAKAEKWLVNSPQGKFTTANIDVRQGTWMNVDISPDGKTLAFDLLGDIYTLPIEGGEATALMTDIAWQMQPRFSPDGQHIAFTSDEDGGDNLWIMKADGSAGKAVSSETFRLLNSPAWSPDGNYIVGRKHFTGSRSLGAGEVWMYHKTGGNGVMLTKRPNEQKDLGEPAFSHDGKYVYFSQDATPGKTFHYSKDSEKGIYKIKRLDLESGEIKVVISGKGGAIRPVPSPDGKYLAYISRDDFQSNLYLYDLKSGKESLIFENLDRDMQETWAIHGVYPNMAWLPNSAGMVFWSGGEINKLDLKSKKTTVIPFHVKTEKKIQTALRFQQDIDQDNFDVKMLRDVEISPDGSKVVYESMGHVYVRGIADGKVKGKAKRLTKQKSHFELNPSFSRDGRSIVYSTWNDKKLGDIRIVSSRGGKGRVLTEEPGKYVEPSFSPDGKNVVFRKVSGGYITDPTWGLNPGVYTVNIKKGTPKLITESGVLPHFGAKNDRIYVLRNGETPQLFKVSLDSTLGAEKEQAIYQGKFATEYKVSPDGKYLAFAERFKVFVTPFVERGQVIDIGPKAQNLPVEQLSVRAGEGINWNGTSNQLYWSLGPDLYQANVGGLFDIKNKTELASSDAENTDEQAKTSSTPAPVKTYLGFKEKADKPSGRVAFVGGKVITMEGEQIIENGVVVVEGNKIIAVGKNGEVDIPSNAKVIDVTGKSIMPGLIDAHAHGPQGSDEIIPQQNWKNYAGLALGVTTVHDPSNDTTEFFAASEMQKAGDIVGPRLFSTGSILYGATAAGYTSHVDSLDDAKFHIERLKKAGVFSVKSYNQPRRNQRQQMIQAAREAEILVVPEGGSLLQHNLSMIIDGHTTLEHSISTAKIYDDIKQLWSQSEMAYTPTMGVAYGGISGEHFWYDTTDVWKHPRLSKYVPSEFLDPRSMRRTKAPHHHYNHINVAKVAKELQDLGVVVNAGGHGQREGLAMHWEMWMMAQGGMTPLNAIRTATIAPAHTLGLDSQLGSLKVGKLADILVVDGDVSKDIRLSDRVVYTMVNGRLYNAETMNEVGNYDNKRAKFYFEK, from the coding sequence ATGTCTAGATTTACTACTCGTATTACTTCACTTGCACTTAGCATTGCCCTGGTAACAGGTGTAACTCATCAAGCTTTTGCTGAAGAAAATACAGCAAAAACACCCGAAAAGGCCAAAGCTGAAAAATGGTTAGTTAATAGTCCGCAAGGCAAATTTACCACCGCCAATATTGATGTTCGCCAAGGTACTTGGATGAATGTTGATATTAGCCCTGACGGAAAAACGTTAGCATTTGATTTACTTGGCGACATTTACACCTTACCCATTGAAGGTGGTGAAGCTACAGCGTTAATGACCGATATTGCTTGGCAAATGCAACCGCGCTTTAGTCCAGATGGTCAACACATTGCTTTTACTTCTGATGAAGATGGTGGTGATAATTTATGGATTATGAAAGCAGATGGTAGTGCTGGTAAAGCAGTTAGCTCGGAAACTTTCCGCTTATTAAATAGTCCTGCTTGGTCACCTGACGGCAATTATATTGTTGGTCGTAAACATTTTACAGGATCGCGTTCTTTAGGGGCTGGCGAAGTTTGGATGTACCACAAAACTGGTGGTAACGGCGTTATGTTAACAAAACGTCCGAATGAGCAGAAAGATTTAGGTGAACCTGCATTTTCTCATGACGGTAAATACGTGTACTTCTCACAAGATGCGACACCGGGGAAAACCTTTCATTACAGTAAAGATTCTGAGAAAGGCATTTATAAAATTAAGCGCTTAGATCTTGAATCAGGCGAGATTAAAGTGGTTATTTCAGGCAAAGGTGGAGCAATACGCCCTGTACCTTCACCTGATGGTAAATACTTAGCCTATATTAGCCGCGATGATTTCCAATCTAACTTGTACCTATACGACTTAAAAAGCGGTAAAGAAAGTCTTATTTTTGAAAACCTAGACCGTGATATGCAAGAAACGTGGGCGATACACGGTGTTTATCCAAATATGGCTTGGTTGCCAAATAGTGCGGGTATGGTGTTTTGGTCAGGTGGAGAAATTAACAAACTCGACCTTAAAAGTAAGAAAACAACCGTTATTCCTTTTCACGTAAAAACCGAGAAAAAAATCCAAACGGCATTACGCTTTCAACAAGATATTGATCAAGACAATTTTGACGTGAAAATGTTACGTGATGTTGAAATATCACCTGATGGCAGCAAGGTGGTTTATGAATCAATGGGACATGTTTATGTTCGTGGCATTGCTGATGGAAAAGTCAAAGGAAAAGCTAAACGCTTAACAAAACAAAAATCGCATTTTGAATTAAACCCTAGTTTTTCACGTGATGGCAGATCAATTGTTTACAGCACGTGGAACGATAAAAAACTTGGCGACATTCGCATCGTTTCATCACGTGGCGGTAAAGGTCGTGTGTTAACCGAGGAGCCTGGTAAGTATGTAGAGCCTAGCTTTTCGCCTGATGGAAAAAACGTGGTATTTCGCAAAGTTTCTGGCGGATATATTACTGACCCAACATGGGGCTTAAATCCAGGTGTATACACAGTTAATATTAAAAAAGGTACGCCTAAATTAATTACTGAATCAGGCGTGTTGCCACATTTTGGCGCTAAAAACGATCGTATTTATGTTTTACGCAACGGTGAAACACCTCAGTTGTTCAAAGTAAGTTTAGATTCGACTTTAGGTGCTGAGAAGGAACAGGCTATCTATCAAGGTAAGTTTGCCACCGAATATAAAGTTTCACCAGATGGTAAGTACTTAGCTTTTGCTGAACGCTTTAAAGTGTTTGTAACGCCATTTGTTGAACGTGGCCAAGTGATTGATATTGGTCCAAAAGCGCAAAACTTACCGGTTGAGCAATTGTCTGTACGTGCTGGCGAAGGCATAAACTGGAATGGTACATCTAATCAATTGTATTGGAGTTTAGGTCCTGACCTATACCAAGCAAATGTTGGTGGTTTATTTGATATAAAAAACAAAACAGAGCTTGCGAGTAGCGATGCTGAAAACACTGATGAACAGGCAAAAACGTCGTCAACACCTGCACCGGTTAAAACTTATTTAGGCTTTAAAGAAAAGGCGGATAAACCTTCGGGACGTGTTGCTTTTGTTGGTGGTAAAGTCATCACAATGGAAGGTGAGCAAATTATCGAAAATGGCGTTGTGGTTGTCGAAGGTAATAAAATTATTGCTGTCGGTAAAAATGGCGAAGTAGATATTCCTTCAAATGCGAAAGTGATTGATGTTACAGGCAAATCGATTATGCCAGGCTTAATTGATGCACATGCACATGGTCCACAAGGTAGCGATGAAATTATTCCTCAACAAAACTGGAAAAACTATGCGGGTTTAGCCTTAGGTGTAACAACGGTTCACGATCCGTCGAACGACACCACTGAGTTTTTTGCTGCTAGTGAAATGCAAAAAGCAGGCGATATTGTAGGCCCACGCTTATTTTCTACTGGTAGTATTTTATACGGTGCAACCGCTGCTGGATATACTTCACATGTTGATAGTTTGGATGATGCTAAATTTCATATTGAACGTTTGAAAAAAGCCGGTGTGTTTAGTGTTAAAAGTTATAATCAACCTCGTCGTAATCAACGTCAACAAATGATCCAAGCAGCACGTGAGGCTGAAATTCTAGTTGTACCTGAAGGTGGTTCATTACTGCAGCATAACTTATCGATGATTATTGATGGTCATACAACCTTAGAACACTCTATTTCTACTGCGAAAATTTATGACGATATTAAGCAATTATGGTCGCAATCTGAAATGGCCTACACGCCAACTATGGGTGTAGCATACGGTGGTATTTCAGGAGAACATTTCTGGTATGACACTACTGATGTCTGGAAACACCCACGTTTGAGTAAGTATGTACCTAGTGAGTTTTTAGATCCGCGCTCAATGCGTCGTACTAAAGCGCCTCATCATCATTACAATCACATTAATGTGGCAAAAGTTGCCAAAGAGCTACAAGATTTAGGTGTTGTGGTTAACGCTGGCGGCCATGGTCAACGTGAAGGTTTAGCAATGCACTGGGAAATGTGGATGATGGCACAAGGTGGTATGACACCATTAAATGCTATTCGAACTGCAACCATTGCACCAGCACATACCTTAGGTTTAGATAGCCAATTAGGTTCGCTTAAAGTGGGTAAACTTGCCGATATTTTAGTGGTAGATGGCGATGTCAGCAAAGATATTCGTTTATCTGACCGTGTTGTTTATACGATGGTTAACGGCCGTTTGTATAATGCTGAAACCATGAATGAAGTGGGTAACTACGATAATAAGCGTGCTAAGTTTTACTTTGAAAAATAA